TATTAACGGATAGAACGACAAAACTATGGCTACTGAATTTAAACTTCCCGAAGTAAGTGAAGGTGTCGAAACGGCGGATGTCGGGCAAATCTCTGTCGCGGTAGGTGATACCGTGGAAGAGGGTCAGGTCCTGATGGACATCGAAACGGACAAAGCGGTTGTCCAGCTCGAATCTCCCTATAGTGGAACCATCGCCGCCCTGAATGTTTCTGAAGGCGACTCCGTTCCCATTGGCGCAGTTTTGCTTTCAATTGAACAATCGAATGGTGCCCCTGCAGCAGCCGCACCTGAAACCAAGCCAACAGAAGAACCGGCAGCGGAAGAAACCAAAGCACCCGAAACAGAAACAGCAGCAACTCCGGAACCTAAACCGGAAACCGCACCTGCTGTTGCTCCGGCAGCCAAACCGGCCGCGGCTCCTGCCGCAGGTACTTCCGATAAAGCACCTGCTCCGGCTGGACCGGCCACGCGAAAACTGGCCCGTAAACTGGGAGTCGACCTGCATCAGGTTGGTGGCTCAGGCCCTGGCGGCCGGATCACTCAGGAAGATGTCGAAAACTTCGTCAAAAACCTGATCGCCGGTGGTGGCACTTCTGGCGGTGGCGGTGGAATTGCCGTTCCCCCTCTGCCTGACTTCAGTCAGTTCGGCGAAGTTGAACGCACGAAAATGAAAAAGCTCGCGCGGGTTTCTGCCAATAACCTCAGCTTGTCCTGGCAGGTTGTGCCGCACGTCACACAGCACGATCTGGCAGACATTACGGACCTGGAAACAGCACGCAAACTGTTCATTTCCAAACCCAACTACTCTGGTCCCAAAGTGACCATGACGGCACTCGCAATGAAAGCCATTGCCATCGCCCTGCATGAGTTCCCTGTGTTTAACTCCAGCCTCGA
This window of the Gimesia fumaroli genome carries:
- a CDS encoding 2-oxo acid dehydrogenase subunit E2, producing the protein MATEFKLPEVSEGVETADVGQISVAVGDTVEEGQVLMDIETDKAVVQLESPYSGTIAALNVSEGDSVPIGAVLLSIEQSNGAPAAAAPETKPTEEPAAEETKAPETETAATPEPKPETAPAVAPAAKPAAAPAAGTSDKAPAPAGPATRKLARKLGVDLHQVGGSGPGGRITQEDVENFVKNLIAGGGTSGGGGGIAVPPLPDFSQFGEVERTKMKKLARVSANNLSLSWQVVPHVTQHDLADITDLETARKLFISKPNYSGPKVTMTALAMKAIAIALHEFPVFNSSLDTQTDEIVLKKFINIGVAVDTENGLVVPVVKDVDKKNIITIAQEMNTLAIKARDRKLEMSDMQGGTFTITNLGGLGGTSFTPIVNYPEVAILGMSRSRNEFQLVNDSPVPRLMLPLSLSYDHRVINGADAARFIVRLSSLLSDPFNLLVDC